AACACGGCTCTCTAACTGTTCTGCCATGGCCTTAGCTTTTCCGCAGGTGTTGTACGGGTGCGTActtgcctcaatcttactggatCTCAATCACGTCCAGCTTGTTTCTGCCTCCCTGTTCATAAAAACTCTCATCCTTCAGAACAAATGCATGTAATGGATGTTTATGAGTATGTATGAAAAAGGTGCAATCATGTAGTCCTATGTGCTTTAGCCAAGGTTCTGAAAAAAAAATCCTtatcatttctttcaaattttcatacaatttttagTGAGAAACACAGAAAATTTCCAACTAGTCTACACAGGTGTCAGATCCTGATTTCCTGGTCCGCTCCTGATGAGGCAGCTTGAATCTTTTGGGGTTGGTTCTGACTTTGTGAGAGCGGCACTGTCCACCTTCTGTTTCAGTGCTTTGTACTGGGCTTCCCAATAGTTGGCCTTGCTTACACAAGGCTCCATCTTTTCAAGTACTTTGTTGAAATAGTATCTCTGTTTTTCATACTGCTTCTCTAGGTCTTGTATGTACTGAGATTTTTCCTCAATTTCTGCTTTTGACTCCCTCAATTATTGGACTTTTTGATCAAGCATCTTTTGAAGTCTCTGCTTCTCTTTTCTCAAAACTGCCGATGCTTTCTTTGACGATAAGCCCTGAATCTTCGGTTGCTTGCTTGGTTCAAGTTGAGGATCTACTGGACCCCGTTTTGGAAACTGTTCTCTGGAGATCATTCTTTTAGACGGACACATAGTTTCTCTCGGCCGTTTATCGTTTGTCAGAGTTTTTCCCTCGCACAGGAACCGAGGGTCCACCCTGTCACATTTCCATAGCTCATAACTCTCCTGGACTCCCCTGTTCTGACTGGTTGCTTTGACTATGTACACATGCCTCCATGATACAAAAAATTCCCGGATCTTCCTTTGGCTATCATCATCCTCATATGTGAACCGAGCGTCTGTCAGTCCATGGGTCATGAGTACAAACTGTATTGCGCCTACTTGCCTTCGGAACATAAGTGGTGCGTAGGATATTCCACCCCAGGGACCTAGCAGTGGGACCCAAGGAAGGTTTCCACATCCATATATCACTTTGGGCTGGTCGATCCACGGTGCCTGCCATACAATCCCCTTGCTGACTAGATTCTGTAGCCTGTCTTTCCATTCGATCCTGCCGGCGTGTTCCTCCCAACGAGCTACTTCGAACTCTGCTAAAGGTATTCTGATTGTTGAGAAAGAAGTGCGAAAGAATACCTGGATGGATGGCAAATGATTCATCATCCACACATAAAGCAATGGCACACAGCAGGTCAAACGAGCATGTCTCCTAATCCGGCATCTGTTAAGAGATCGGAACGTTTCAGCAAGAATACCGTAGACTGGGTTCACCCCTTCCTTTACTTGTGCTACAAAGGCAATGGTGGCATGATCGATAATTCCTAGTTCCTTCGGGAAGATAAGTAGGCCGTAGATGGCTAATGCTAGCAGATGCAGTTGGACTTCTTCCTTTCCTTCCTTCTTCATCAACTCTTTCAGGTGTTCCCAAGTGACCTTCGAGTCTCTCAGATTCTGGACCTTAACCTCGGTGACCCTGAACAAATCCTTGATGATAGACGTTCGAGCGGGCGCATACGTTCTGAAGGGCGTCGGTAGTTTGGCCAGATGCAATAGTGAAGTGTATTCCTCTATGGTGGGAGCAAGGTCTACCCCATCTAGAGTAAAGCAGCAATACGACGGATTCCAAAATTCCGCCAATGCTTCAATCATTTGGGAGTCTACGGAAACATGCAACAGAAAACCGATGTGCCCATACGTCTAAGAAAAATTCAATCGTCCCTGAGGCGTCCACCCCTTCCAAATGTCTCTCAGCTCCTTTAAGGAATTGGATCGAGCGTTGATGTCAACCCTGTCTAGTATCTCAAGCACCGATTCCTTACTTGTGCTATCACCCCTATTCTTTTGTTGACTTTCAGAGTACAATTGCACCACTAGTTCGATTTCATGATGGACTACTGTGCTCTCCATGAGTCGGATTTTAAATAGAACCTTGGCCAATCTGATGGGAATGCCTAGCATGAAATACGGGATGCAACATGTTTTTAAATCTCAAGTTATAATCATATAAGGTCACAGGGAGAAGGATGGAGCGTCTGTCCCAACCCCGGGGTAATTATGTACATAAGGTCCTctgaggctctaccctaggcaagggattatggacaatcatgtgtggttaagctctaacccTATTAAAAAAGGTCCCCAGATCGAAacttcatcctccctcacagaggtccggaAAAAGCTCgtactgagcggagtggttcgcgggtccccagaGGCTATGCCACATGGGaactggcactattacactcctttctaatcctagatGGGAAAGCGCGGGTGTAgagctgtgagagtgtgtgagtttaaccatttcaacctacaccctctaccccacatccatccattattcagaacACATGCTTAATAAAATAGCAAGGGAAACAAAACATCATGCTTATCCAAGGTACTgctaatcacatgcttagcaaaaacaaacaaaaccaaACACATGCTTATTTATGAATCAAAGCAAGCAAGACATTCACAATTATTCATGTATATGCAACCAAATTtctacaaaaatgaaagggagtaatcaaaaaggcttatttagatttgagatcgggataattcttaattaatcacTAGCTCAACGCTcaaggtccccagcggagtcgccaagatgtcgcgacgtcctggacccggcccagagaaccaatctttgctttaaaaatgggttcggcttgcgaattaggaaaaatgaatgtgtattttgaaaatgtgaattttcgtggaaaatgatgtgtggtggagtcgccactaaccttttgaagtgtggttagaacacttgattgctaccccgttaagggtagaatcggtctacgtcaccAAAGTCAGGCTCGGGagtgtggggcccaattgagatatatggggcccacaagcaatgtggggtccatgagccatttaagggttataggaacccgagtcaacaggcacaagcatgccaaaggaggtaacgtgcatcggatgtaggaatccaagctagcgtaccagagcgggtaacgtgcaccgaatgtaggaacccgagctagtgtaccaaaggggggtaacgtgcaccagatgtaggaatccgaactagcgtacccgGAGAAGTGGGGCCTACAAACCATatggggcccaattgagatatgtggggcccacaagcaatgtggggtccacgagccatttaagggttataggaacccgagccagcaggcacaaacatgccaaaggaggtaatgtgcatcggatgtaggaatccgagctagcgtaccagagcgggtaacgtgcaccggatgtaggaatccgagctagcgtaccaaagggggtaacgtgcatcggatgtaggaatctgagctagtgtACCAGGGactaacgtgcatcggatgtaggaattcgagctagcgtaccagggggtaacgtgcatcggatgtaggaatcctaGCTAGCGTACTAGGGGGTAAAGTGcgtcggatgtaggaatccgagctagcataccagggggtaacgtgcatcggatgtaggaatccgagttagcgtaccagatggggtaatgtgcatcgaatgtaggaatctgagctagcgtactagggggtaacgtgcatcggatgtaggaatccgagttagcgtaccagatggggtaacgtgcatcggatgtaggaatccgagctagcgtaccagggggtaacgtgtgtcggatgtaggaattcgagctagcataccagggggtaacgtacatcggatgtaggaatccgagctagcataccaggggtaacgtgcatcggatgtaggaatccgagctagcgtactagatgGGGTAaagtgcatcggatgtaggaatccgagctagtgtaccaTGAGATGTGGGGGCCACaacacatgtggggcccaatggagatatgtggggcccacaagcatgtgggacctacaaagatgtgtggggtccacaagcagtgtgggacctacaaggatgtgtgggttccacaagcagtgtgagacctacaaggatgtgcggGGTCCACGAAAaccgtgggacctacaagaatgtgtggggtccagaaccagtgtgggaaggttttgacatgaggtctcctcagAAGGGCCTGGTTAAAATTGTGGTGTCTACAAACGTCTTCTtcatcctttttctcttttgatttcatggaatatgctagatcgtatagtctttaaatcctacaagcttccatcgtcgtttccttatgtgtgtgttaaataaatggatctgttcacatgctaaatacacacataagaaacatgtgctttgtcagcaacaaaatagggatcagactgaaaaattcaacaatctcctcattttttatgatgacaaacgtaCTAGAGCAAAATTGGTACAACTtggaaaggctccccctaagaatatgcataatgaaAAAGTATAGACAATACATTACAAGCATATTCACGAAAGAAGACATAACacatgatcatgcatttaattcTTGCATTAAAGCACAAGCTCAAAAATTTTGCCCCTATGTTTTTGGCCTTTAAGATATGTGCCCctatggtcataaacattttgctcaaaaatattcTCTCTCTTTTGTCATTTGCAAAAGGGTAAAGTTAAGTAGAAAAGattgatcatttaaaacaaacttagcaaagagaacttcCCCTTTTTGAAAAGCTCTCCTCTTTATGTGATATAGcagttgggcataaaaattttataattgttttaaaaaatattatagcaATGAGGAACACACAACAGTTTAACTAGTCATATAAAAGATCAATGAACTAGTTATGTAGcacccttttaaaaataaaatttcatgacacaagATTTTAACACAGAAAGGCATAAGTCATGAAAGcctttaagcacacaagcaagaaccATGatgtattctatataagttcaattcttgcttttgaaaatttaaatataaatatagatatatgtataaaaatatatcctcTTAAAATTTTCACTAAGTACTGGGGGCTAATGCTCACTAAaatagaaactttaatttaaaactcaagcaagcattattttcctagtttatcatttaagcacaaatcacgAAGTACTAGAAAAATTCAACCATATAAATccaaggatattaaataaatttaagaatgggtatcatatggcaaaacctaaaacactgtggcaagcaaaatattttcatttattatattcaatgaagacattaccacaatgaattcaaaaaccaaatctaagctaGAAATGTTGTAAGCACAACATGAtggaaaaataatttctaggtgctccccctatcaatttgaatatgtgcttagattcttttaactacttatattgatataatttgtgaaaattcattaaaagtccaaacaatataagtattaatttcagattttattggATAAGTGTTAGACGAATAAATTTaaccagtaaaatgtccctaaacacacatgcgctaaagTCAAACAATAAGTCAAGCATGGTATTCATATGTACCCAGAACAATTCATATTAAAGATATTCAGTcaagacaggatatgatgttcacgGTATTGAGAAAagcttcggactcaaaaagtagaaacaatagaaataatgtgagtccatgggtcaggtgattcttatcctttttcaaggatggggcttaacctccccggtatagtctcaagcatacaaaagtgcattgacatttaaggatgaatttcatttaagcacactcagCACAtattcatccttctaaatattacttagtatgcaagagattataggtattaagttcatttttttttcttaaaagtggggcttaaactccccctgtatatttgcatgcatacatacttgcattaagttcaggatgatagtcatttaagagcattcctcaaaaattcatcctttcaaaagattttcagcatgcagcaaatataggTATTTAGCACATACgaacatgacatattgcattttattttaacaACATGATAGTCAATCAAGACAATACTCAatggtaatgcaataggggattaaaagaatgacacaactcaaaattcacaatgagtgtatgtgaaatgaaaaactccccctaagtcatgcaatttttcatagtttatggaccatcatcaaaatatgtgacgattgattacaaggatgatgctttaccatttgggtTTGGAATGAAAGTGCATAACCCAAgaattggaccaaatggtgtccatgaactaatcTCTCCTAGGACAAcataatgtgtacatgtcttcaatttATATAGTGGTTTGGATTTATACATGTACAACCTATTCAACTATCTAACATCCTAGGAAACAAGTATgaagattgtgcatgtttttcagtttagcatataaaAATTTCAACATGCACCAGCGGACAGTTCAAcatgcacctataactaaggatgtaaaataaaattctcttatgattcactcatcctttcaaaaatgttttatcatGCATTAAATTATCTATcataatacatggtttcatttatgggaaagattctaccgaaatttcggcgaCACTTcgtttgtaaattgaacatttttccatttttatcATGTacctaaaacttgatagatttacacaatcaacaaataataatccaatttaagcatgcgagaacctatttccactaccagcatgcagttctcatcaactacatctgccatgcagaaggcattctagactaagcatgcaatcaggtagttcaatcaatatatcaaataaaatatagacTATCCATacaaagatataatcattaggcaagtgatggatagtggcattcattaaaaaatatctatccatcaaaaaatatattcatttagcacacatggatatttgcattcagctcaacaacaaatcatccaaaaagtaTAAGCACAATATATATTGGATGAATTTCCTAAAATTTGCTGCTCTCCTTCAATTATGTAGCCAAAGAATTTTATGTTCAATTAATAGTATTTGACATAACTTCAAATATgaggatgagcttatgaattcattgaatttaatttatcatttgaaaatgatttattgtgtaagctcaattatgagtttaggattatataTTACATAACATAAGATCAATTTCTTAAAACTCAATACTATGTGATGGACAAAGATATGCTATATCTGAGACATTCATACTAAGGCATATATAGCATTAATAAAAGAATACTGTCCATTTGAATGaaatttatttaaacatgcttatgaggtttaatttaagaacttttaatgatataagcatgcactagccaatatcagcatatattaaccaatcataattatatgtacatatattaagCTTATAttggataagatcattaaaactcacatTTCAGCTAGATTTTCTTAAGGTTCTCAACGtgataatagtgtatattaaaattttaagttttaagCACAGTACACCATTAAAGCATTTAAAGTGTTATAATCCCATTTGAAATAATTACAAAAGtcttatgagtaaaaaaaaaaatttcttttaaaatacacctcataagatggtatgcaatTATCACAAAATTCACATGATAAAAATAAACACGAAGAATACAACATGTAAATCAGACAtcaaataaagtagaaggaggaaacTATATACCTTTCCATTTCACTCCTTAATCTTTTAAGCTTGGAGTGGTGTtcatctttcttttgatttcttaTACCTCTTATGTTTCCCAAAGGACCTTAGCACTCAAAAGAATAAACTTACAAAGggattagtgactaaggcacagaAAAAGTATGCATGGAACacatatgatatgcattaaaacacatgtcatgcaaatttaattcattttcaaaatttgggaaattattcccttttgaaatcatttttcaatgggatatgataactttgacaaatactttccaaatccaccaaacatttgattttacaaaaatattttcaaatttaacacAATAAAATATGTGCAATAAAATGATGAAGGATTTGCAAAGGAATAACCctcaaaacaaggatacaccgaaaaatgagtcgttgcaatctttatgcaaatagtggTTAAGATTATTGCAaccaaactctgataccaattgttgaaattggtgtgatcccaagagggggggggggtgaattgggttttaaaacatttttctctaatttaaacaattatgccaattcaccacagttcatatcccattcaacatatatacgtatatgtaaagcgagtttaacaataaaagcaaacatacacgtgttcAGAATGTTATtaaaatcaaatgtgtgcatgagaataattttgatgTTAAATAAACATccatacacatgttgaaattaaagtgcaggaatttaaataagatagagagagcgacaccagattttttatcaaggttcggccaaaccagcctacatccctaccttgggcataccccccaaggattccactatacttgttCACTTAACCAGGAGGAGCAAAAGGGGCGAGGAAAactccagctcaattactaggctgagctgaactagtctcacttacgggactaagactccctagttcaatttcaaGCTGAACTGAactggtctcatttacggggctaagactccctaattcaattaaCGGGATAATcccaaccattacaataaaaccattattgtatatgaaaatgcttctgaaaagtACAAgaagagatgtacacaataagtTCAATGaagtatgcactctcttatgatatgatttgtgctcagtagagtaagggtgcttaactaaatttaaaccttaataaaaagttttctctaaaagatatttcaataataatataggagaacctagggttttgctctttcaatgatttttgcataaatagaatgtgtatgaaaaatgtgtACTATGTTCTCCaatcaagatttatgcaaatgaaaaCTACTTGGAGAATTTAGGAGTTAAgcccaagaaaaatatttgtgcaacaagccattttctcctaaaaatatttatcaaagaaataatcaggagaaaccaaagctatattctcaaaaatgattttcaagaataaaTAACATGTGAGAGTATAGCATGTAATAAAAAAAGCCCAAAAATAAGTATactctcttcaagagtaattttgaaatgaaagagtggaagagagttggagagttttgtataaaaattttgcctcaaaagagtgatttaaacaataaaaagcattttggtgaactttgattaacaatggattagaaagaggttttgggttaatcaaagttactaatcaggATTTacaagggggtatttatagattttcaacaaatttgGCTGTtaagggacacgctcggtattttagaaaagtttaattaaattttaatgacattttaaacactaaaaaaaaaaaatattccaacctgagagcactgATCGACCAAGACAAGTTCGATCGACCCAAGTTCTAGGGATTCGGTCGATCGAGCAAGAAATGAACTGAGGTCTCGGTTGACCAGACATGTATGTGCGAGGCGATTTTTCCTATTTTgtgaggtttagtcgaccagggcTAGAATGAACTAAACTGGTTGTTCGACCCCAttgttgggttcccacacgtgggaactcgattgaccaggttggtggtatacaaaaatcactcggtcgaccaggaggtcaaaatgttaacttcctatgaggttcggtcgaccggggccaaatgaactacatagttcggttgaccggctatggtcaactagttgaccaggtccgagttcggtcgactggggcattTCGTTCATGagagtttggttaaccaaatgtgcacattttgtgcatttcggccCTATTTAAGCCACCagtcaccctatttcaaatgaccaaacatgtgtatgcatgagtgagtgtcctagggtcatttttaggtctttttgaagacaccaaaaaaattcggtgtcggtcgacctttgtTTAGCCTTAATTTTaaccctaaagttattccaaaaactttgtatgattttagtttatttagaaaaaggtttttggtgagatatgctggtccctagggtctatttacggtcattttgagcattcaaccatatcatgcagatgcatacattattacataccaaggatataaaaattaaatgcaattacaataaataaaacaTCTActtcatctttttgctcttctgacttcatggaatgcactAGATCGTATAATCTTTAaatcctgcaagcttccatcgacGTTTCCTTATGTGTATGTTAAATAATTggacctattcacatgctaaatacacacataagaaacatgtactttgtcagcatcaaaacagggatcggactcaaaaagtcaacactctagtttatcccatatttctttggctgatttgcatcccataattctattgaactcatttacatcaagagcacaatatagtgcattcatagtACTTGAATTcacttgcaacatcttaagatCATCGTCggtcattttttttctttttttaggtaTTCCTTTACTATCCATGGTTTTAGTGGGGTTAAGGTTACCATGTGTGACatccttccatgctttccaatccatagtttgtaaataaattctcattctttgtttccaaaaggtgtagtttaaaCCGTAGAAAATAGGTGGCCTATATGAGGATTGACCAtcggcaaagggagatacacctaggtgtgccatagggatctttatgttgcttatagtttaagatttactacaacctagggctctgataccaattgagaatctaggtattctcccaagaggggggtgaatctggttttaaaaattctttccttaCTTTGTATTAGAAATGCCTTGATTGAATTTTACTTTCAGCAATGTTTACTTTCAGCAAGTAATCAGTCCTTAAGTATCACGGTACTGATAATTAATCAAGTTGAATTAACattcaatttcaagttcaaatcttTTAGCTGATTAATTTCCAAAAATCATATTAGGATAGATTAGAAATAAAACTCTGATTTCGATTTCAAAACTTAGATTTTATTCCTTTACTCTAATAAATCAAATATGATTTTcagatatttatttttgaaaactttcaattcaaaataatttgcTGCTATTTTAATCTTCAAAAATCAAAACTTCAAAGAATTTATCAATCCAACAAGTTAATGTATACCAAATTTAAATATGCTTTCAAAACAAGATCCCAACACACCCCAAGGTTTAGCAAGATATAAAAATCATCCATGCAGTTAATATACttgcagaaaataaataaaacagcGAGGAGAGCTTAGAACTGAATTATTACAAGGTTCGGTCTGCAACCTACGTTCTTGCTccaagcaaccgctgtgaggattccaacttttttattaggaaaagttacaacctctctccttctcaggtggagatccctctctaataagaataccccttctcgttagCCAATGATTCAATAACCCTGAATCATAAAAAATAACAACACAAAATAGAAAACTTGTTGTCATACAATGAATACTCTCAGTTGgagtagatttgtacaagttaaaagcAT
This window of the Malania oleifera isolate guangnan ecotype guangnan chromosome 6, ASM2987363v1, whole genome shotgun sequence genome carries:
- the LOC131158637 gene encoding uncharacterized protein LOC131158637; the protein is MIEALAEFWNPSYCCFTLDGVDLAPTIEEYTSLLHLAKLPTPFRTYAPARTSIIKDLFRVTEVKVQNLRDSKVTWEHLKELMKKEGKEEVQLHLLALAIYGLLIFPKELGIIDHATIAFVAQVKEGVNPVYGILAETFRSLNRCRIRRHARLTCCVPLLYVWMMNHLPSIQVFFRTSFSTIRIPLAEFEVARWEEHAGRIEWKDRLQNLVSKGIVWQAPWIDQPKVIYGCGNLPWVPLLGPWGGISYAPLMFRRQVGAIQFVLMTHGLTDARFTYEDDDSQRKIREFFVSWRHVYIVKATSQNRGVQESYELWKCDRVDPRFLCEGKTLTNDKRPRETMCPSKRMISREQFPKRGPVDPQLEPSKQPKIQGLSSKKASAVLRKEKQRLQKMLDQKVQ